One part of the Sorangiineae bacterium MSr11954 genome encodes these proteins:
- the rpoZ gene encoding DNA-directed RNA polymerase subunit omega, whose amino-acid sequence MARVTVEDCLEREENRFALVVLAAQRTRQLMKGATPLVHSKNKPAVTALREIAAGRVHYDRLSNDVVQEWIEAQRRSAIGF is encoded by the coding sequence ATGGCCCGCGTCACCGTCGAAGATTGCCTCGAGCGTGAAGAGAACCGTTTTGCCCTCGTGGTGCTCGCCGCGCAACGAACCCGCCAGCTGATGAAGGGCGCCACGCCACTGGTCCACTCGAAGAACAAGCCGGCCGTCACCGCCCTGCGCGAAATTGCAGCGGGCCGCGTCCACTACGACCGTCTGAGCAACGACGTCGTCCAAGAGTGGATCGAGGCGCAGCGCCGCAGCGCCATTGGTTTTTAG
- a CDS encoding GAF domain-containing protein produces the protein MQPKQGLVPQIKGILSSLDDRPTKAGQICKAIRANLGHKWVGIYDVNQSEYAVIAWSGPAAPAFVRFAGGRGLTAEAVALRKTVVAGDVKSDPRYVSTLTATQSEIIVPVYSQARNAVVGTIDVQSEHLHAFSKAHRELLEECASVLLSLWQ, from the coding sequence ATGCAACCGAAGCAAGGCCTCGTTCCGCAAATCAAAGGCATCCTATCGTCCCTCGACGATCGCCCCACCAAGGCCGGCCAGATCTGCAAAGCCATACGCGCGAACCTCGGTCACAAATGGGTCGGCATCTATGACGTGAACCAAAGCGAATACGCCGTCATCGCCTGGAGCGGCCCCGCGGCCCCGGCCTTCGTTCGATTCGCCGGCGGCCGAGGCCTGACCGCGGAAGCCGTCGCCTTGCGCAAGACCGTGGTCGCCGGCGACGTGAAGAGCGATCCGCGCTATGTGAGCACCCTCACCGCGACCCAATCCGAGATCATCGTCCCGGTCTACAGCCAGGCACGCAACGCGGTGGTCGGCACCATCGACGTTCAAAGCGAGCATCTCCACGCCTTCTCCAAGGCGCACCGCGAGCTGCTCGAAGAGTGCGCCTCCGTGCTCCTTTCGCTCTGGCAATAG
- a CDS encoding NAD(P)-binding protein — MENVRHLIIGAGITGLATAAFLRDPDYLVLEADTQIGGYCKTITKDGFVWDYSGHFFHFKHPDIEAWLRARMAGQNIRVVEKKTFIAYGDRKIDFPFQKNIHQLPQDEFIECLHDVYFAKDASPSASGGPANFKEMLYARFGRGIAEKFLIPYNEKLYACDLATLDKDAMGRFFPHANLTEIVRNMRAPDNASYNATFTYPEGGAIEYVKAIAREVLPHNIALEEALVGIDLRTRVAKTTKREVHYERLVSSAPFHRLVELCGLPHDASAFSWNKVLVFNLGFDRKGARDVHWVYYPNRARSFYRIGYYDNIFDTDRMSLYVELGYARDAPVDIPSALARVLADLEAEGVTSGHRLVAHHAVVMDPAYVHITRESMAEHRRLSRILQAHGIYSAGRYGGWTYCSIEDNIVEAKALAADFEP; from the coding sequence ATGGAAAACGTCCGTCATCTCATCATTGGCGCGGGCATCACGGGCCTCGCCACCGCTGCTTTTCTTCGCGATCCCGACTACCTCGTCCTCGAGGCCGACACCCAAATCGGGGGCTACTGCAAGACCATCACGAAGGATGGCTTCGTGTGGGATTACTCGGGCCACTTCTTCCACTTCAAGCACCCCGACATCGAAGCGTGGCTGCGCGCGCGAATGGCCGGGCAGAACATCCGTGTGGTCGAAAAGAAGACCTTCATCGCATACGGCGATCGAAAGATTGATTTTCCGTTTCAAAAGAACATCCATCAGCTTCCGCAGGACGAGTTCATCGAGTGTCTGCACGATGTCTATTTCGCCAAGGACGCGAGCCCGTCGGCGTCGGGTGGGCCGGCGAACTTCAAGGAGATGCTCTATGCGCGCTTCGGGCGCGGCATCGCGGAGAAGTTTCTCATCCCGTACAACGAGAAGCTCTACGCGTGCGATCTGGCGACCCTCGACAAGGACGCGATGGGTCGGTTTTTTCCCCACGCGAACCTCACCGAGATCGTGCGCAACATGCGCGCGCCCGACAACGCGAGCTACAACGCGACCTTCACCTACCCCGAGGGCGGCGCCATCGAGTACGTGAAGGCGATCGCGCGCGAGGTCCTACCGCACAACATCGCCTTGGAGGAGGCGCTCGTCGGCATCGATTTGCGCACCCGCGTGGCCAAAACGACCAAGCGCGAGGTTCATTACGAGCGGCTGGTCTCCTCGGCGCCGTTCCATCGGCTGGTGGAGCTCTGCGGCCTTCCGCACGACGCGAGCGCCTTCTCGTGGAACAAGGTCCTGGTGTTCAACTTGGGCTTCGACCGCAAGGGCGCGCGCGATGTGCACTGGGTTTACTACCCCAATCGCGCGCGCTCCTTTTACCGCATTGGTTACTACGACAACATCTTCGACACCGATCGCATGAGCCTCTATGTGGAGCTGGGGTACGCGCGCGATGCTCCGGTCGACATTCCTTCGGCGCTGGCGCGCGTGCTCGCCGATCTCGAGGCGGAGGGGGTCACCTCCGGGCATCGGCTGGTCGCGCACCACGCGGTGGTGATGGACCCGGCGTACGTGCATATTACACGCGAATCGATGGCCGAGCACCGGAGGCTCTCGCGCATTCTGCAGGCGCACGGGATCTATTCGGCGGGGCGCTACGGTGGATGGACGTATTGCTCGATCGAGGACAACATCGTCGAGGCCAAGGCGCTCGCCGCCGACTTCGAGCCGTAG
- a CDS encoding cation diffusion facilitator family transporter, whose product MLNLGFVVVEVAFGLFAHSMALLADAGHNLGDVLGLLIAGGASLLARRKPSQRRTYGFRRATILAALANGLLLVVATGAIVWESIGRLRNPGPVEGGLVAIVAAAGVLVNGASALFLMKGKKHDVNVHAAFIHLAADAAVSAGVVVTGILLSLTGYNLLDPVVSLVLSFIILASTWSLLRRSLDLALDAVPEQIDPGQVRGYLGGLPGVREVHDLHIWAMSSTETALTAHLVTADGSPSSPGFLRDVCHELHQRFHIEHATLQVEPHETGAPCPLPCRLASDEAV is encoded by the coding sequence GTGCTCAACCTTGGTTTCGTCGTCGTGGAGGTGGCCTTCGGCCTCTTTGCCCACTCCATGGCGCTCTTGGCCGACGCCGGCCACAACCTCGGTGACGTGCTCGGTCTCCTGATTGCGGGGGGCGCCAGCCTTCTGGCGCGGCGCAAACCATCTCAGCGACGCACCTATGGCTTTCGGCGGGCCACGATCCTGGCCGCGCTGGCCAACGGTCTTCTCCTGGTGGTGGCGACCGGTGCCATCGTGTGGGAATCGATTGGACGGTTGCGAAACCCCGGCCCGGTGGAAGGCGGGCTGGTGGCCATCGTGGCCGCGGCCGGCGTCCTCGTGAACGGCGCCTCGGCGCTCTTCTTGATGAAGGGAAAGAAGCACGACGTGAACGTGCACGCCGCGTTCATTCACCTGGCCGCGGATGCGGCGGTGTCCGCCGGTGTCGTCGTGACGGGTATTCTCCTTTCGCTTACCGGCTACAACCTGCTCGATCCGGTGGTGAGCTTGGTGCTCTCGTTCATCATCCTGGCATCGACGTGGTCGCTGCTCCGCCGCTCGCTCGATCTCGCGCTCGACGCCGTGCCCGAGCAGATCGACCCCGGGCAGGTGCGGGGCTACCTCGGCGGCCTTCCAGGCGTGCGCGAGGTGCACGATCTGCACATCTGGGCGATGAGCTCCACGGAGACAGCGCTCACCGCGCACCTGGTGACCGCCGATGGCAGCCCCTCGTCACCGGGCTTTCTGCGCGACGTGTGCCACGAGCTCCACCAGCGATTCCACATCGAGCACGCGACCTTGCAAGTCGAACCGCACGAAACGGGCGCGCCGTGCCCGCTGCCGTGTCGCCTGGCGTCGGACGAGGCGGTGTAG
- a CDS encoding TolC family protein, translated as MKRLGRRLPLALCGATFVFFGVSSESAEARGPVVQEPAASPPGAGSAVSVPETDAPHGFTLEQALAAQKRGHPLLTAAKANVRAAESQATAAGLWSNPQLDASYTRSTGTTSYDSFGYGTAGITQFIELAGAPAARKRSAEAETRATMADGAGLSRRLAFDAEEAYVSLAAQIARRGVSEETVKDLERADRIVRARVGAGMAPQYDASRIAIALAAARAELGDAEANVARARGDLATAVGPSVASLRGDPIYDFDATPPLPALAELQRDLLAHRTDLRAAQYRAESARQAIASAQRSVFPGIGVRLGAGYGQAPNQTDLGVGIVVPLPLVDRGQGLVPAARARAEANDALADAIVVAARERLNAAHAELLRRRETLEKYRAEMRVISLGMRSEAEAGYREARLSVLELVDAYQSFHDARLKMIELAVNASLAEVAVRRVLEGAQ; from the coding sequence ATGAAGCGACTCGGGCGGAGGCTTCCTCTGGCGCTCTGCGGCGCGACCTTCGTTTTTTTCGGCGTGTCCAGCGAGAGCGCCGAGGCGCGCGGTCCGGTCGTGCAAGAGCCCGCGGCCTCGCCGCCCGGCGCCGGCAGCGCGGTGAGCGTGCCCGAGACGGACGCGCCGCACGGGTTCACCTTGGAGCAAGCGCTGGCGGCGCAAAAGCGAGGGCACCCGCTGCTCACCGCCGCCAAGGCCAACGTGCGCGCGGCGGAGTCGCAGGCGACGGCGGCGGGGCTCTGGAGCAACCCGCAATTGGATGCAAGCTACACGCGTAGCACGGGCACCACCAGCTACGACTCCTTCGGCTACGGGACGGCGGGCATCACGCAGTTCATCGAGCTCGCGGGCGCGCCCGCCGCACGAAAGCGCTCGGCCGAGGCCGAGACGCGCGCCACCATGGCCGACGGCGCGGGCCTCTCGCGGAGGCTCGCGTTCGACGCGGAGGAGGCGTACGTGAGCCTCGCCGCGCAGATCGCGCGCCGCGGGGTGTCGGAGGAGACGGTGAAGGATCTCGAGCGCGCCGATCGCATCGTGCGCGCCCGCGTCGGCGCAGGCATGGCGCCCCAGTACGATGCCTCGCGCATCGCCATCGCGCTGGCGGCCGCGCGCGCCGAGCTGGGGGACGCGGAGGCGAACGTCGCGCGCGCGCGCGGCGATCTGGCGACGGCCGTCGGCCCTTCGGTCGCGTCCCTTCGCGGCGATCCCATTTACGACTTCGACGCGACGCCGCCCCTGCCCGCGCTCGCCGAGCTGCAGCGCGATCTGCTCGCGCACCGCACCGACCTGCGGGCGGCGCAGTACCGGGCGGAGAGCGCGCGCCAAGCGATCGCCAGCGCCCAGCGCTCCGTCTTTCCGGGCATCGGAGTGCGCCTGGGGGCGGGCTATGGGCAGGCGCCGAACCAGACCGATCTCGGGGTGGGCATCGTGGTGCCGCTCCCCTTGGTCGATCGGGGCCAAGGCTTGGTGCCCGCCGCCCGCGCCCGCGCCGAGGCCAACGACGCGCTCGCCGACGCCATCGTGGTCGCCGCGCGCGAGCGCCTCAACGCCGCGCACGCAGAGCTCCTGCGAAGGCGCGAGACCTTGGAGAAGTACCGCGCCGAGATGCGCGTGATCAGCCTGGGGATGCGCTCGGAGGCGGAGGCCGGCTACCGCGAGGCCCGCCTCTCCGTGTTGGAGCTGGTCGACGCGTACCAGAGCTTCCACGATGCGCGGCTGAAGATGATCGAGCTGGCCGTGAACGCATCGCTCGCCGAGGTCGCCGTGCGCCGCGTGCTCGAGGGCGCGCAGTAA
- a CDS encoding response regulator transcription factor has product MKVLIIEDDPTLGEFLVRVMSEEGDTPELAVDMSSGLARARDRDVAFDVIILDWMLPDGDGPTFCDQLRRAGVLTPILMLTARGELSDRVSGLQAGADDYLVKPFEVEELLARLNALVRRSAQLAELRVGELTIDRLRRRCTLTGNVLDLRSREYELLLRLAIARSEPVSRSTLLADVWNLGFDPGSGILDVHISRLRDKLGDEAWRIETVRGLGYRLRERRDDP; this is encoded by the coding sequence GTGAAAGTACTGATCATCGAAGACGATCCGACGCTGGGCGAATTTCTCGTTCGCGTGATGTCCGAAGAAGGCGATACCCCGGAGCTCGCCGTCGACATGTCCAGCGGCCTCGCGCGTGCGCGCGATCGCGACGTGGCGTTCGACGTCATCATCCTCGACTGGATGCTCCCCGACGGCGACGGCCCCACCTTCTGCGATCAGCTGCGGCGCGCGGGGGTGCTGACGCCCATCTTGATGCTCACCGCGCGCGGTGAGCTGAGCGATCGCGTGAGCGGCCTTCAAGCGGGCGCCGACGATTACCTGGTGAAGCCCTTCGAGGTCGAAGAGCTGCTCGCGCGCCTCAACGCGCTCGTGCGCCGCAGCGCCCAGCTCGCGGAGCTGCGCGTGGGGGAGCTTACGATCGATCGCCTGCGCCGCCGCTGCACCTTGACGGGCAACGTGCTCGATCTGCGCTCGCGCGAGTACGAGCTGCTCCTGCGGCTGGCCATCGCCCGCAGCGAGCCGGTGTCGCGCTCGACCTTGCTCGCCGACGTGTGGAACCTGGGCTTCGACCCCGGCTCCGGGATCCTCGACGTGCACATCAGCCGCCTGCGCGACAAGCTCGGCGATGAAGCCTGGCGCATCGAGACGGTGCGCGGCCTCGGCTATCGGCTGCGCGAGCGGCGCGACGATCCATGA
- a CDS encoding HAMP domain-containing histidine kinase, with product MTFRARTTLWLAAVTALTLGSAFSAVLVAFNGLQRKQLDDSLLAVARAEAVETHQHGLRFSDRPGPAAADVGPLTKFGIIYDSSGAVLAATYPFERRPPPLTEIQKPPGHAFDFIFEREHMRGVFMPIHEQPDHMLFLATSREDFENDTAYLSRAMLTAFVVAVAWASMIGYWMSGRLTRDHRNIAAVARAVADGDLTVRTDVQSGDPEVAQLGSDVDDMVQRLGELVATQQRFIAHAAHELRSPLTALYGELQQALRKERDSAGYRHAIQHALEATRRLKLLADDLLSLARTQRDAGGKSEPIALERTVEDARAMVSELARQRAVSLELRLATGATGATVQHRHHDLTRLFRNLLENAILHSPAGGTVRIETAQRGDAIHTWIADEGPGIAPDHRERIFEPFFRAPSATKSGEGSGLGLGIAREIARAHGGDVRLDDQAAAPGARFLVVLPVA from the coding sequence ATGACGTTTCGCGCGCGGACCACCTTGTGGCTCGCTGCGGTCACCGCGCTCACGTTGGGGAGCGCGTTCTCGGCGGTGCTGGTCGCCTTCAACGGCTTGCAGCGAAAGCAGCTCGACGACTCGCTCCTCGCGGTCGCGCGCGCGGAGGCCGTGGAGACGCACCAGCACGGCCTGCGCTTCTCCGACAGGCCGGGCCCCGCGGCGGCCGACGTCGGGCCGCTGACGAAGTTCGGCATCATCTACGACTCCTCCGGCGCGGTGCTGGCGGCGACGTACCCCTTCGAGCGGCGCCCGCCGCCGCTGACGGAGATCCAGAAGCCGCCGGGGCACGCCTTCGACTTCATCTTCGAGCGCGAGCACATGCGCGGCGTGTTCATGCCGATCCACGAGCAGCCGGACCATATGCTCTTCCTCGCCACCTCGCGCGAGGACTTCGAGAACGACACCGCTTACCTCTCGCGCGCCATGCTGACGGCGTTCGTGGTGGCCGTCGCCTGGGCGAGCATGATCGGCTACTGGATGAGCGGGCGACTCACGCGCGATCACCGCAACATCGCCGCGGTGGCGCGGGCGGTCGCCGACGGCGATCTCACCGTGCGCACCGACGTTCAATCGGGCGATCCGGAGGTGGCGCAGCTCGGCTCCGACGTCGACGACATGGTGCAGCGGCTGGGGGAGCTGGTGGCCACGCAGCAGCGGTTCATCGCCCACGCGGCCCACGAGCTGCGCTCGCCGCTCACCGCGCTCTATGGGGAGTTGCAGCAGGCGCTCCGAAAAGAGCGCGACAGCGCAGGCTACCGGCACGCGATCCAGCACGCGCTGGAGGCGACCCGAAGGCTCAAGCTGCTCGCCGACGATCTTCTTTCGCTGGCCCGCACCCAACGCGACGCGGGCGGCAAATCCGAGCCCATCGCGCTCGAGCGCACGGTGGAAGATGCGCGCGCCATGGTGTCCGAGCTGGCGCGCCAGCGCGCCGTCTCCTTGGAGCTCCGGCTCGCGACCGGCGCGACCGGCGCGACCGTGCAGCACCGGCACCACGATCTGACCCGCCTCTTTCGCAACCTCCTCGAGAACGCCATCCTCCACTCACCCGCCGGCGGCACCGTCCGCATCGAAACCGCCCAACGCGGCGACGCGATCCACACGTGGATCGCCGACGAGGGCCCCGGCATCGCGCCCGATCATCGCGAGCGCATTTTCGAGCCGTTCTTTCGCGCGCCCAGCGCGACCAAGAGCGGGGAGGGGTCGGGCTTGGGGCTGGGGATTGCGCGCGAGATCGCGCGCGCACATGGAGGGGATGTCCGGCTCGATGACCAAGCTGCGGCGCCGGGGGCGCGGTTCTTGGTGGTGTTGCCCGTGGCGTAA
- a CDS encoding carboxymuconolactone decarboxylase family protein, which produces MTTAETPPTVEALRALLPEAAKDIKLNLQSILSGPGSLTNDQKWGVAIASAIASRSEPLRAALVSDSAVAGVEAKVVEDAKAAAAITSMNNIYYRFRHMIGKQTYSDKPARLRMNRLSSPTTTRADLELFSLAVSAIHGCERCVRAHEEAVLERGISEDQVHDTIRLAAVIHGAAVALDEVVRGPR; this is translated from the coding sequence GTGACCACGGCGGAGACGCCGCCGACGGTAGAAGCACTGCGCGCGCTTCTTCCGGAAGCGGCCAAAGACATCAAGCTGAATCTGCAGTCGATTTTGAGCGGGCCAGGCTCGCTGACGAACGACCAGAAGTGGGGCGTCGCCATCGCATCGGCGATCGCCTCACGCAGCGAGCCGCTGCGCGCTGCGCTGGTGTCGGACTCCGCGGTCGCGGGGGTCGAGGCCAAGGTCGTCGAGGATGCAAAGGCCGCCGCGGCCATCACGTCGATGAACAACATCTACTACCGATTTCGTCACATGATCGGCAAGCAGACGTATTCCGACAAGCCCGCGCGACTCCGCATGAATCGTCTGTCGTCGCCCACGACCACCCGCGCCGATCTCGAGCTGTTCTCGCTCGCCGTCAGCGCCATCCACGGGTGTGAACGCTGCGTCCGTGCCCACGAAGAAGCGGTCCTCGAACGTGGCATCTCCGAGGACCAAGTCCACGATACGATCCGCCTCGCCGCCGTCATCCACGGCGCGGCGGTCGCCCTCGACGAGGTCGTGCGCGGACCTCGCTGA
- a CDS encoding peroxiredoxin codes for MLTVGDKLPEFKLTAVVSREKGKEFQEITSASYPGKWKVLFFWPLDFTFVCPTEIAEFGKRAQDFRDRDAEVLGASIDSQYVHLAWRNDHADLKNLSFPMLADLKRELSSALGILHKTDGVALRATFIVDPEGIIRFASVHDLSVGRNVEEVLRTLDALQTDELCPCNWKKGDPTLEAA; via the coding sequence ATGCTGACCGTTGGAGACAAGCTTCCGGAGTTCAAGCTCACCGCCGTTGTTAGCCGCGAAAAGGGTAAGGAGTTCCAGGAGATCACCTCGGCGAGCTACCCCGGCAAGTGGAAGGTGCTCTTCTTCTGGCCGCTCGACTTCACCTTCGTGTGCCCGACCGAGATCGCCGAGTTCGGCAAGCGCGCGCAGGACTTCCGCGATCGCGACGCCGAGGTGCTCGGCGCGAGCATCGACAGCCAATACGTGCACCTGGCGTGGCGCAACGACCACGCCGATCTGAAGAACCTCTCGTTCCCGATGCTGGCGGATCTCAAGCGCGAGCTCTCGAGCGCGCTCGGCATCCTGCACAAGACGGACGGCGTCGCGCTCCGCGCCACCTTCATCGTGGACCCCGAGGGCATCATCCGTTTCGCGAGCGTCCACGATCTGTCGGTGGGCCGCAACGTGGAAGAGGTGCTCCGCACGCTCGACGCGCTGCAGACGGACGAGCTTTGCCCTTGCAACTGGAAGAAGGGTGATCCCACCCTGGAGGCGGCGTGA
- a CDS encoding APC family permease, translated as MPLRRRITLFPLVGALYFMVSGGPYGLEELVQKTGFGLSIVLLLVTPLLWSLPTALMVGELSAALPEDGGYYIWVRRALGPFWGYQGAWLSLAASVFDMAIYPTLFVLYLQRLWPAMAAPPYPIAISVAFIGACALWNMAGARAVGDGSALMTVLLTAPFVLLALLGVLRPGLAPRAPATAPHLSLTDASSGVLVAMWNYMGWDNVSTVAGEVARPQRTYPLAVLLATALIATAYMIPVSAMWYAGIDPSSWETGSWVDVAREFGGAALAIAVVVGGMLSALGMFNALCLSYSRLPVVLAEDGYLPAVCTRRFRSNDAPWVAILLCSALWTASLGLSFRRLASLDILLYGTSLVLEFIAFVALRVREPSLARPFKVPGGLPGALLLCVGPILLLGFALIDNAHEKVGSMNALAFGAAVVVAGPLLYTVTRWHTVLRRAR; from the coding sequence TTGCCCCTCCGCCGCCGCATCACGCTCTTCCCCCTCGTGGGCGCGCTCTACTTCATGGTCTCGGGCGGGCCGTACGGCCTCGAAGAGCTGGTGCAGAAGACGGGCTTCGGCCTCTCGATCGTCCTCTTGCTGGTGACGCCCCTCCTCTGGAGCCTGCCCACGGCGCTGATGGTGGGCGAGCTCTCCGCGGCCCTCCCCGAGGACGGCGGCTACTACATTTGGGTGCGCCGCGCCCTCGGGCCCTTCTGGGGCTACCAAGGCGCATGGCTGTCGCTCGCGGCCAGCGTCTTCGACATGGCCATCTACCCGACCCTGTTCGTCCTCTACCTGCAGCGGCTCTGGCCCGCGATGGCCGCGCCCCCGTACCCCATCGCCATCTCGGTCGCCTTCATCGGCGCGTGCGCGCTCTGGAACATGGCGGGCGCGCGCGCCGTGGGCGATGGCTCGGCCCTCATGACCGTGCTGCTCACGGCGCCCTTCGTCCTGCTCGCGCTCTTGGGCGTGCTCCGTCCAGGCCTCGCCCCGCGGGCTCCGGCCACCGCGCCCCATCTCTCGCTGACCGACGCTTCGTCCGGCGTGCTCGTGGCCATGTGGAACTACATGGGCTGGGACAACGTCTCCACCGTCGCCGGAGAGGTCGCGCGACCTCAGCGCACCTACCCGCTGGCCGTGCTCTTGGCCACCGCGCTCATCGCGACCGCCTATATGATCCCGGTCTCCGCCATGTGGTACGCGGGCATCGATCCCTCGTCGTGGGAGACCGGATCGTGGGTGGACGTGGCGCGCGAATTCGGCGGCGCGGCCCTCGCGATCGCGGTGGTCGTGGGCGGCATGCTCAGCGCCCTCGGCATGTTCAACGCGCTCTGCCTCTCCTACTCGCGCCTCCCGGTCGTCCTGGCGGAGGATGGCTATTTACCTGCAGTCTGCACGCGTCGGTTTCGCTCGAACGACGCACCGTGGGTGGCGATCCTCCTCTGCTCGGCCCTTTGGACGGCGTCGCTCGGCCTGAGCTTTCGCAGGCTCGCGTCGCTCGACATCCTCCTCTACGGGACGAGCCTCGTGCTCGAGTTCATCGCCTTCGTGGCGCTCCGCGTCCGCGAGCCTTCGCTGGCGCGGCCCTTCAAGGTGCCCGGCGGCCTCCCGGGCGCGCTTTTGCTGTGCGTCGGGCCCATTCTCTTGCTCGGCTTTGCGCTCATCGACAACGCTCATGAAAAAGTGGGCTCCATGAACGCCCTCGCCTTCGGCGCGGCCGTGGTCGTCGCCGGCCCCCTCCTCTACACAGTCACACGCTGGCACACGGTCCTGCGCCGCGCCCGTTGA
- a CDS encoding OmpA family protein, whose amino-acid sequence MKIRSCFVLPMFGVSLLGVFAGGCAHEQQNPPPAMAPVARTAPAPETKAPPAFNGSAVSISGDIMAACNIVINKVDSAPKFDLEQSSLLPQDREVLDQVAKCVTTGPLKGRSLQLTGRADARGETEYNFALGEHRAESVGSYLTQLGVAKSKIVATSRGKLDATGTDESSWARDRRVDIALM is encoded by the coding sequence ATGAAGATTCGTTCGTGCTTTGTCCTGCCGATGTTCGGCGTCTCCCTTCTCGGCGTGTTCGCCGGAGGCTGCGCACATGAGCAGCAGAACCCACCGCCGGCCATGGCACCCGTCGCCCGCACGGCCCCCGCCCCCGAAACGAAGGCGCCGCCCGCGTTCAATGGCTCGGCCGTGTCTATATCTGGGGACATCATGGCCGCGTGCAACATCGTCATCAACAAAGTCGATAGCGCGCCGAAGTTCGATTTGGAGCAGAGCTCTCTTCTTCCCCAGGATCGCGAGGTGCTCGATCAAGTCGCCAAATGCGTGACCACCGGGCCGCTCAAGGGCCGTTCACTCCAACTCACCGGCCGCGCCGATGCCCGGGGCGAAACCGAGTACAACTTCGCGCTCGGCGAGCACCGCGCCGAGAGCGTGGGCAGCTACCTCACGCAGCTGGGCGTCGCCAAATCGAAGATCGTGGCGACCTCCCGCGGCAAGCTCGATGCAACGGGCACCGACGAGTCCAGCTGGGCCCGCGATCGGCGCGTCGACATCGCGCTCATGTGA
- a CDS encoding AraC family transcriptional regulator, with product MGLRSAIPFFDGSSGSRVDALEHADMIRSRAWPGLVVEAGTNDRWDVDEIGVRDHFVSLNTDEHPLAFSVKRGKGFRRVVMPPGSVWFCPAGESFSHRVQQPCGFLLASLRPASLAQLAGDDGLRFERGYAISSPKLEHVLRALGAEMNDGGIHGSALADALTTALAICLVETFAERTPDRVGPSLSPHALARVRDKIDAELGSELTVSSLAGEAGLSPAHFTRAFKACTGLPPYRYIVARRLEKARVALQLPGARVLEIALRFGFADQAHFTRMFRQRFGVTPGAIAHGPRSDLT from the coding sequence ATGGGCCTGCGCAGCGCCATTCCCTTCTTCGATGGCTCGTCCGGATCGCGGGTCGACGCGCTGGAACATGCGGACATGATCCGCTCGCGCGCATGGCCGGGGCTCGTCGTCGAGGCGGGCACCAACGACCGCTGGGACGTCGACGAAATCGGCGTTCGCGATCATTTCGTGTCGCTCAACACCGACGAGCACCCGCTCGCGTTCTCCGTCAAACGCGGAAAGGGCTTTCGCCGCGTGGTCATGCCGCCCGGCTCCGTCTGGTTCTGCCCGGCCGGTGAGAGCTTCTCGCACCGCGTGCAGCAGCCTTGCGGCTTTCTCCTGGCGAGCCTTCGCCCGGCGAGCCTCGCCCAATTGGCGGGAGACGACGGATTGCGCTTCGAGCGCGGCTACGCCATTTCGAGCCCCAAGCTCGAACACGTTCTGCGCGCGCTCGGCGCCGAAATGAACGACGGCGGCATCCACGGCTCGGCCCTCGCCGATGCGCTCACGACCGCGTTGGCTATCTGCCTGGTCGAAACATTCGCCGAGAGGACGCCCGATCGGGTCGGCCCGAGCCTCTCACCGCACGCGCTCGCCCGGGTGCGCGACAAGATCGACGCGGAGCTGGGCTCCGAGCTCACCGTCTCGAGCCTCGCCGGCGAGGCCGGTCTCAGCCCTGCCCACTTTACGCGCGCCTTCAAAGCATGCACGGGACTGCCGCCGTATCGCTACATCGTGGCGCGGCGCCTGGAGAAGGCCCGGGTGGCGTTGCAGCTCCCGGGCGCGCGCGTGCTGGAAATCGCGCTTCGTTTCGGCTTTGCCGACCAGGCTCACTTCACGCGCATGTTTCGCCAGCGATTCGGCGTCACGCCGGGCGCCATCGCCCATGGCCCGCGGTCCGACCTCACATGA